The Oryzias latipes chromosome 4, ASM223467v1 genome includes a window with the following:
- the LOC101163403 gene encoding PDZK1-interacting protein 1 isoform X1 — translation MGPLLPLVSSLLLVVGSVGAQTGLPKYERLLPQWLTGIIAVSGFLLLTFIAFVVKKVWCEKSSRRRNSRDSETAPAVNHYDMSLRGVRGSKTSGNVQETYDTVLDHNNRRKSSTDENTYEACEASTDERRRDDHGEYENVKSKGHKDKATAM, via the exons ATGGGACCGTTACTGCCGCTGGTGTCCAGTTTGCTACTGGTTGTTGGTTCTGTTGGGGCCCAAACAG GTCTGCCCAAATATGAGCGTCTGCTGCCTCAGTGGCTGACGGGCATCATCGCCGTCAGcggcttcctcctcctcaccttcATCGCCTTCGTTGTGAAGAAGGTCTGGTGTGAAAAATCCAGCCG gaggaggaacagTCGGGACTCGGAGACGGCTCCTGCAGTAAACCACTACGACATGAGTCTGAGAGGCGTCAG GGGAAGCAAAACATCAGGAAATGTTCAAGAAACCTACGATACAGTCCTGGATCACAACAACAG gaggaagagcagcacAGATGAAAACACGTATGAAGCATGTGAAGCCAGCACTGATGAAAG GAGGAGAGACGACCACGGAGAATACGAGAACGTGAAGAGCAAGGGTCATAAGGACAAAGCTACGGCCATGTGA
- the LOC101163403 gene encoding proximal tubules-expressed gene protein isoform X4, with protein MGPLLPLVSSLLLVVGSVGAQTGLPKYERLLPQWLTGIIAVSGFLLLTFIAFVVKKVWCEKSSRRRNSRDSETAPAVNHYDMSLRGVRRKSSTDENTYEACEASTDERRRDDHGEYENVKSKGHKDKATAM; from the exons ATGGGACCGTTACTGCCGCTGGTGTCCAGTTTGCTACTGGTTGTTGGTTCTGTTGGGGCCCAAACAG GTCTGCCCAAATATGAGCGTCTGCTGCCTCAGTGGCTGACGGGCATCATCGCCGTCAGcggcttcctcctcctcaccttcATCGCCTTCGTTGTGAAGAAGGTCTGGTGTGAAAAATCCAGCCG gaggaggaacagTCGGGACTCGGAGACGGCTCCTGCAGTAAACCACTACGACATGAGTCTGAGAGGCGTCAG gaggaagagcagcacAGATGAAAACACGTATGAAGCATGTGAAGCCAGCACTGATGAAAG GAGGAGAGACGACCACGGAGAATACGAGAACGTGAAGAGCAAGGGTCATAAGGACAAAGCTACGGCCATGTGA
- the LOC101163403 gene encoding uncharacterized protein LOC101163403 isoform X3 → MGPLLPLVSSLLLVVGSVGAQTGLPKYERLLPQWLTGIIAVSGFLLLTFIAFVVKKVWCEKSSRRRNSRDSETAPAVNHYDMSLRGVSKTSGNVQETYDTVLDHNNRRKSSTDENTYEACEASTDERRRDDHGEYENVKSKGHKDKATAM, encoded by the exons ATGGGACCGTTACTGCCGCTGGTGTCCAGTTTGCTACTGGTTGTTGGTTCTGTTGGGGCCCAAACAG GTCTGCCCAAATATGAGCGTCTGCTGCCTCAGTGGCTGACGGGCATCATCGCCGTCAGcggcttcctcctcctcaccttcATCGCCTTCGTTGTGAAGAAGGTCTGGTGTGAAAAATCCAGCCG gaggaggaacagTCGGGACTCGGAGACGGCTCCTGCAGTAAACCACTACGACATGAGTCTGAGAGGCGTCAG CAAAACATCAGGAAATGTTCAAGAAACCTACGATACAGTCCTGGATCACAACAACAG gaggaagagcagcacAGATGAAAACACGTATGAAGCATGTGAAGCCAGCACTGATGAAAG GAGGAGAGACGACCACGGAGAATACGAGAACGTGAAGAGCAAGGGTCATAAGGACAAAGCTACGGCCATGTGA
- the LOC101163403 gene encoding PDZK1-interacting protein 1 isoform X2 yields the protein MGPLLPLVSSLLLVVGSVGAQTGLPKYERLLPQWLTGIIAVSGFLLLTFIAFVVKKVWCEKSSRRRNSRDSETAPAVNHYDMSLRGVRGSKTSGNVQETYDTVLDHNRRKSSTDENTYEACEASTDERRRDDHGEYENVKSKGHKDKATAM from the exons ATGGGACCGTTACTGCCGCTGGTGTCCAGTTTGCTACTGGTTGTTGGTTCTGTTGGGGCCCAAACAG GTCTGCCCAAATATGAGCGTCTGCTGCCTCAGTGGCTGACGGGCATCATCGCCGTCAGcggcttcctcctcctcaccttcATCGCCTTCGTTGTGAAGAAGGTCTGGTGTGAAAAATCCAGCCG gaggaggaacagTCGGGACTCGGAGACGGCTCCTGCAGTAAACCACTACGACATGAGTCTGAGAGGCGTCAG GGGAAGCAAAACATCAGGAAATGTTCAAGAAACCTACGATACAGTCCTGGATCACA acaggaggaagagcagcacAGATGAAAACACGTATGAAGCATGTGAAGCCAGCACTGATGAAAG GAGGAGAGACGACCACGGAGAATACGAGAACGTGAAGAGCAAGGGTCATAAGGACAAAGCTACGGCCATGTGA